The Enterobacter asburiae genome window below encodes:
- a CDS encoding SDR family oxidoreductase: MQKSVLITGCSSGIGLESALELKRQGFRVLAACRKPDDVERMNGLGFTGVLLDMDSPESVERAADEVIALTDNRLYGLFNNAGYGVYGPLDTLSRETLEKQFSTNFFGVHQLTMRLLPAMLPHGEGRIVMTSSVMGLISTPGRGAYAASKYALEAWSDALRMELRHSGIKVSLIEPGPIRTRFTENVNQTQADKPVENPGIAARFTLGPEAVVAKVRHAFESEHPKMRYPVTLVTHAVGWLKRLLPGRMMDKILHG, translated from the coding sequence ATGCAAAAATCGGTCTTAATTACAGGATGTTCCAGTGGAATCGGCCTGGAAAGCGCGCTCGAACTGAAGCGCCAGGGGTTTCGGGTGCTGGCGGCCTGTCGCAAACCCGACGATGTCGAACGCATGAACGGGCTGGGCTTTACCGGCGTGCTGCTGGATATGGACTCGCCGGAGAGCGTTGAACGCGCCGCCGATGAAGTGATCGCGCTGACCGACAATCGTCTCTATGGGCTCTTTAACAATGCCGGCTACGGCGTGTATGGTCCGCTGGATACGCTCTCCCGCGAAACGCTGGAGAAACAGTTTTCGACCAACTTCTTCGGCGTGCATCAGCTCACCATGCGTCTGCTCCCCGCGATGCTGCCCCACGGTGAAGGGCGCATCGTGATGACATCGTCAGTGATGGGGCTGATTTCCACCCCGGGCCGCGGCGCCTACGCCGCCAGCAAATATGCGCTGGAGGCCTGGTCCGACGCCCTGCGCATGGAGCTACGCCACAGCGGCATCAAGGTCAGCCTGATTGAACCCGGCCCGATCCGCACCCGCTTTACCGAAAACGTGAACCAGACCCAGGCGGATAAACCGGTCGAGAACCCCGGCATTGCCGCACGTTTTACCCTCGGGCCAGAGGCGGTGGTAGCCAAAGTGCGCCATGCTTTTGAGAGCGAACATCCCAAAATGCGCTATCCGGTAACGCTGGTCACCCACGCCGTAGGCTGGTTAAAACGCCTGCTGCCGGGCCGGATGATGGACAAAATTTTGCACGGTTGA
- a CDS encoding porin, which translates to MTIKKSALAATIGAAVALTTFASQAEITVLKQDPQAGNPLSRLNFTVGGSIRPQFQNMTGDDGKNSYKRNGFDGGTRFRFAADYYLFDDISWISYYELGVNIPAQFNWDHHYADGAHDTTRRMLYTGLKSDTWGTLTFGQQNSVYYDVVGAKTDIWDYDMIGQAPGNGINGDYDGSYRSRQMLKYKKTVGDADIYASYLFEDSEYLPGNGLRYKRKGGGSLGLDYHLTTDLTWGAAWNYTRADMRNPDNGDSKTYDQNILGTALSWTPDNWTFSAGGGWYQNFLTTKKVSVNDYFAGDAWGIEYFAGYKFPIGQYAVKSIQPYFMGDRIEYVNGRNYQRIDNGVGISFQLDYGFRVDYEHVFTSSTDNLGDMNLVRLRYDF; encoded by the coding sequence ATGACTATAAAAAAATCAGCGCTGGCGGCAACGATCGGCGCGGCAGTGGCATTGACTACCTTCGCTTCTCAGGCGGAAATCACCGTTCTTAAGCAGGATCCTCAGGCGGGTAACCCGCTGAGCCGTCTGAACTTCACCGTTGGCGGCAGTATTCGTCCTCAGTTCCAGAACATGACCGGCGACGACGGTAAAAACAGCTACAAGCGTAACGGCTTTGACGGCGGCACCCGTTTCCGTTTCGCGGCTGATTACTACCTGTTTGATGACATCAGCTGGATCAGCTACTACGAGCTGGGTGTCAATATTCCTGCGCAGTTTAACTGGGATCACCACTACGCCGACGGCGCACACGACACCACTCGTCGTATGCTCTACACCGGTCTGAAGAGCGATACCTGGGGTACGCTGACCTTCGGTCAACAGAACAGCGTTTACTATGATGTGGTGGGCGCGAAAACCGATATCTGGGACTACGACATGATCGGTCAGGCTCCGGGTAACGGGATCAACGGCGATTACGACGGTTCTTACCGTTCACGCCAGATGCTGAAATATAAGAAAACCGTGGGCGATGCCGACATCTACGCATCTTACCTGTTTGAAGACAGCGAATACCTGCCGGGCAACGGCCTGCGCTACAAGCGTAAAGGCGGCGGTTCACTGGGTCTGGATTACCACCTGACTACCGATCTGACCTGGGGCGCCGCGTGGAACTACACCCGCGCGGACATGCGTAACCCGGACAACGGCGACAGCAAAACCTACGACCAGAACATTCTCGGTACCGCGCTGAGCTGGACCCCGGACAACTGGACCTTCTCCGCAGGCGGCGGCTGGTACCAGAACTTCCTGACCACCAAAAAAGTGTCTGTTAACGACTACTTCGCCGGTGATGCATGGGGTATTGAATACTTTGCGGGCTACAAGTTCCCAATCGGCCAGTACGCGGTTAAATCCATCCAGCCTTACTTCATGGGTGACCGTATTGAGTACGTGAACGGCCGTAACTACCAGCGCATCGACAACGGCGTGGGTATCAGCTTCCAGCTGGATTACGGTTTCCGCGTGGATTACGAACACGTGTTCACGTCCAGCACCGACAACCTGGGCGACATGAACCTGGTGCGTCTGCGTTACGACTTCTAA
- the mnmH gene encoding tRNA 2-selenouridine(34) synthase MnmH: MNDGTDYRAILASDTPLIDVRAPIEFAQGAMPAAVNLPLMNDDERAAVGTCYKRQGPDAALALGHSLVSGETREARINAWREASLTHPEGFLCCARGGQRSHISQAWLKEAGIDYPLIRGGYKALRQTAIQVTIEQSQKPMVLIGGCTGNGKTLLVKQHAQGIDLEGLAHHRGSSFGRTLTPQLSQASFENHLAAELLKKDAARWVLEDEGRMIGSNHLPECLRDRMVEAPIVVVEDPFDVRLERLREEYFDHMWADFSAAYGEDAGWKEYSEYLHHGLFAIRRRLGLQRYAEFTALLDSALLEQQRSGSTEAHFSWLAPLLKDYYDPMYGYQLEKKAEKIVYRGTYGEVADWLNR; this comes from the coding sequence ATGAACGATGGAACGGACTATCGCGCGATCCTCGCGTCTGATACCCCTTTAATCGACGTTCGCGCGCCGATCGAATTTGCCCAGGGCGCGATGCCTGCGGCGGTCAACCTGCCCTTAATGAACGACGACGAGCGCGCCGCCGTCGGCACCTGCTATAAACGCCAGGGGCCCGACGCCGCGCTGGCGCTCGGCCACAGTCTGGTGAGCGGCGAGACGCGTGAGGCACGCATCAACGCCTGGCGGGAAGCCAGCCTTACCCATCCTGAGGGCTTTCTCTGCTGCGCGCGCGGCGGCCAGCGCTCGCATATCTCGCAGGCCTGGCTGAAAGAGGCGGGCATCGACTACCCGCTGATCCGCGGCGGCTATAAGGCCCTGCGTCAGACGGCGATTCAGGTGACCATCGAGCAGTCACAAAAGCCGATGGTGCTCATCGGCGGCTGTACCGGAAACGGCAAAACCCTGCTGGTGAAGCAGCACGCGCAGGGTATCGATCTGGAAGGGCTGGCGCACCACCGCGGTTCGTCGTTTGGCCGCACGCTCACGCCGCAGCTTTCCCAGGCCAGCTTTGAAAATCACCTTGCGGCTGAGCTCCTGAAAAAAGACGCCGCGCGCTGGGTGCTGGAAGACGAGGGGCGGATGATTGGCTCCAACCACCTGCCGGAGTGTCTGCGCGACCGCATGGTTGAAGCCCCTATCGTTGTCGTCGAAGACCCGTTTGACGTCCGCCTTGAGCGCCTGCGCGAAGAGTATTTCGATCACATGTGGGCGGATTTTTCTGCTGCCTACGGTGAAGACGCGGGCTGGAAGGAGTACAGCGAGTATCTGCATCACGGCCTGTTCGCCATTCGCCGCCGTCTGGGGCTGCAGCGGTATGCAGAATTCACCGCGCTGTTAGATTCCGCGCTGCTGGAACAGCAACGCTCCGGCAGCACAGAGGCGCACTTCAGCTGGCTTGCGCCGCTGCTGAAGGACTATTACGACCCGATGTACGGCTATCAGCTGGAGAAAAAGGCGGAGAAGATTGTGTATCGCGGGACGTATGGCGAGGTCGCTGACTGGCTTAATCGCTAA
- the tesA gene encoding multifunctional acyl-CoA thioesterase I/protease I/lysophospholipase L1: protein MMNFNTVFRWHLPFLFLILMTFRAAAADTLLVLGDSLSAGYRMAASAAWPALLNDKWQSKTPVINASISGDTSQQGLSRLPALLKQHQPRWVLVELGGNDGLRGFQPQQTEQTLRTILQDIKAANAQPLLMQIRLPANYGRRYNEAFSAIYPKLAKEFDIPLLPFFMEEVYLKPQWMQDDGIHPNRDAQPFIADWMATRLAPLVKHDS, encoded by the coding sequence ATGATGAACTTCAACACTGTTTTCCGCTGGCATTTGCCCTTCCTGTTTTTGATTCTGATGACCTTCCGCGCGGCGGCAGCGGACACGTTACTGGTTCTCGGCGACAGCCTCAGCGCAGGCTATCGCATGGCGGCCAGCGCGGCCTGGCCCGCCCTGCTCAATGACAAATGGCAGAGCAAGACGCCGGTAATCAACGCCAGCATCAGCGGTGATACCTCGCAGCAGGGCCTGTCGCGCCTGCCTGCGCTGCTCAAACAGCACCAGCCGCGCTGGGTGCTGGTGGAACTTGGCGGTAACGATGGATTGCGCGGTTTTCAGCCTCAGCAAACCGAGCAAACGCTGCGCACCATTTTGCAGGATATCAAAGCGGCAAACGCCCAGCCGCTGCTGATGCAAATTCGCCTGCCCGCCAACTACGGTCGTCGGTATAATGAAGCCTTTAGCGCGATCTACCCTAAGCTTGCCAAAGAGTTTGATATTCCGCTGCTGCCATTTTTCATGGAAGAGGTCTATCTCAAACCCCAGTGGATGCAAGACGACGGGATCCACCCCAATCGCGATGCTCAGCCGTTTATTGCCGACTGGATGGCAACGCGGCTGGCTCCTTTAGTTAAACATGACTCCTGA
- the ybbA gene encoding putative ABC transporter ATP-binding protein YbbA, whose translation MPAENSVEVHHLKKSVGQGEHELSILTGVELVVKRAETIALIGESGSGKSTLLAILAGLDDGSSGEVHLVGHPLHQLDEEARAALRARHVGFVFQSFMLIPTLNALENVELPALLRGENSRESRTHAKALLEQLGLGKRLYHLPAQLSGGEQQRVALARAFNGRPEVLFADEPTGNLDRKTGDKIADLLFSLNREHGTTLILVTHDPQLAARCDRRLRLVNGILQEEA comes from the coding sequence ATGCCAGCGGAAAACAGTGTTGAAGTTCATCATCTTAAGAAGTCCGTCGGTCAGGGGGAACACGAGCTTTCCATCCTTACTGGAGTTGAACTCGTTGTCAAACGCGCTGAAACCATCGCGCTGATTGGCGAATCCGGCTCCGGCAAATCCACGCTGCTGGCGATTTTGGCCGGTCTGGACGACGGCAGCAGCGGCGAGGTCCACCTTGTCGGGCACCCGCTGCACCAGCTTGATGAAGAGGCGCGGGCCGCGCTGCGCGCGCGTCACGTTGGTTTTGTTTTTCAGTCCTTTATGCTGATTCCCACCCTGAACGCGCTGGAAAACGTCGAACTCCCGGCGCTGTTGCGCGGTGAAAACAGCCGTGAAAGCCGCACGCATGCGAAGGCGCTGCTGGAACAGCTCGGTCTGGGGAAACGTCTCTACCATCTTCCCGCGCAGCTTTCCGGCGGCGAGCAGCAGCGCGTGGCGCTGGCGCGGGCGTTTAACGGTCGACCCGAAGTCCTGTTTGCCGATGAGCCCACCGGTAACCTTGACCGTAAAACCGGCGACAAAATTGCCGACCTGCTGTTTTCGCTCAACCGCGAGCACGGCACCACGCTGATCCTCGTGACCCACGATCCTCAGCTCGCCGCCCGCTGCGACCGTCGCCTGCGTCTGGTCAACGGTATTCTTCAGGAGGAGGCATGA
- the ybbP gene encoding putative ABC transporter permease subunit YbbP — translation MITRWFWREWRSPSLLIVWLALSLALACVLALGSVSDRMEKGLSQQSREFMAGDRTLQSSRPVPSGWIDEARKEGLKVGEQITFQTMTFAGDTPQLASVKAVDDIYPMYGELQTNPPGLKPKPGTVLLASRLMALLNLKPGDSIDVGDATLKIAGEVVQEPDSGFNPFQLAPRLLMNTADVAATHAVQPGSRVTWRYKFGGTPAQLDAYEKWLLPQLKSEHRWYGLEQDEGALGKSLERSQQFLLLSALLTLLLAIAAVAVAMGHYCRSRYDLVAILKTLGAGRAQLRKLIVGQWLMLLILSALTGGIMGLLFEKLLMVMLKPVLPAALPPASLWPWLWAIGAMTVISLLVGLRPYRLLLATQPLRVLRNDVVANVWPLKFYLPVIIAVAVGLLAWLMGGSTLLWAVLAGAVVLALLCGVLGWILLNVLKRLTVKSLPVRLAVNRLLHQPWSTLSQLSAFSLSFMLLALLLVLRGDLLDRWQQQLPPESPNYFLINIAPEQVTPLKGFLSEHHIIPESFYPIVRARLTQINGQPTEGNKDESLNRELNLTWQEKRPDHNPITAGTWPPKAGEVSMEEGLATRLNVKLGDSVTFTGDTQDFTAKVTSLRKVDWESLRPNFFFIFPPGALDGQPQSWLTSFRWENGNGMLTQLNREFPTVSLLDIGAILKQVGQVLEQVSRALEVMVVLVTICGVLLLLAQVQVGMRQRHQELVVYRTLGAGKRLLRMTLWSEFALLGLVAGLVAAIGAETALAVLQAKVFDFPWEPDWRLWLILPFSGAVLLSLCGGWLGTRLLKGKALFRQFAS, via the coding sequence ATGATTACCCGCTGGTTCTGGCGCGAGTGGCGTTCCCCCTCGCTGCTGATCGTCTGGCTGGCGCTCAGCCTGGCGCTGGCCTGCGTGCTGGCGCTCGGCAGCGTCAGCGACCGCATGGAAAAAGGGCTCAGCCAGCAGAGCCGGGAGTTTATGGCGGGGGACAGGACGCTGCAAAGCTCCCGCCCGGTGCCGTCGGGCTGGATTGACGAAGCGCGCAAAGAAGGGCTGAAGGTGGGGGAGCAGATAACCTTCCAGACCATGACCTTTGCGGGCGACACGCCGCAGCTCGCCAGCGTGAAGGCCGTCGATGATATCTACCCGATGTACGGCGAATTGCAGACCAACCCGCCCGGGCTGAAGCCGAAGCCCGGCACGGTGCTGCTGGCATCACGTCTGATGGCGCTTCTGAACCTGAAACCCGGCGACAGTATCGACGTCGGCGACGCCACGCTGAAAATCGCCGGGGAAGTGGTCCAGGAACCCGACTCCGGCTTTAATCCCTTCCAGCTCGCGCCGCGCCTGCTGATGAATACTGCGGATGTCGCGGCAACCCATGCCGTTCAGCCGGGCAGTCGCGTCACCTGGCGCTATAAGTTTGGCGGCACGCCAGCCCAGCTTGACGCGTACGAAAAATGGCTTCTGCCGCAGCTGAAATCAGAGCACCGCTGGTACGGGCTGGAACAGGACGAAGGGGCGCTCGGCAAATCTCTCGAGCGTTCTCAGCAGTTCCTGCTGCTTTCGGCGCTGTTAACCCTGCTGCTGGCCATTGCGGCGGTTGCCGTGGCGATGGGCCACTACTGCCGCAGCCGTTACGACCTGGTGGCGATCCTCAAAACCCTTGGGGCGGGCAGGGCGCAGCTGCGCAAGCTTATTGTCGGCCAGTGGCTGATGCTGCTGATTCTGTCCGCGCTGACCGGCGGAATAATGGGGCTGCTGTTTGAAAAACTGCTGATGGTGATGCTGAAACCGGTGCTCCCGGCCGCCTTGCCGCCGGCCAGCCTCTGGCCGTGGCTATGGGCAATCGGCGCGATGACGGTGATTTCGCTGCTGGTAGGGCTACGCCCGTACCGCCTGCTGCTCGCGACGCAGCCGCTGCGCGTGCTTCGCAACGATGTGGTAGCGAACGTCTGGCCGCTGAAGTTCTACCTTCCGGTGATTATTGCCGTAGCGGTGGGGCTGCTGGCGTGGCTGATGGGGGGCAGCACGCTGCTGTGGGCGGTACTGGCCGGGGCGGTTGTGCTGGCGCTGCTGTGCGGCGTGCTGGGCTGGATACTGCTCAACGTCCTGAAGCGGCTGACGGTGAAATCCCTGCCTGTGCGCCTGGCGGTCAACCGCCTGCTGCATCAGCCCTGGTCAACGCTCAGCCAGCTGTCGGCGTTTTCGCTGTCGTTTATGCTGCTGGCGCTGCTGTTAGTGCTGCGCGGCGATCTGCTGGATCGCTGGCAGCAGCAGCTTCCCCCGGAAAGCCCGAACTATTTCCTGATCAACATTGCCCCTGAGCAGGTCACGCCGCTGAAGGGCTTCCTGTCGGAGCATCACATTATTCCTGAATCGTTCTATCCCATCGTGCGCGCGCGTCTGACGCAGATCAACGGTCAGCCAACGGAGGGGAATAAGGACGAGTCGCTGAACCGCGAGCTGAACCTGACCTGGCAGGAAAAACGCCCTGACCATAACCCGATAACCGCCGGCACCTGGCCGCCGAAAGCGGGGGAAGTCTCGATGGAAGAGGGGCTGGCGACGCGGCTGAACGTGAAGCTCGGGGACAGCGTCACCTTTACCGGCGATACCCAGGATTTTACCGCGAAAGTCACCAGCCTGCGTAAAGTGGACTGGGAAAGCCTGCGGCCAAACTTCTTCTTTATCTTCCCGCCGGGCGCGCTGGACGGGCAGCCGCAGAGCTGGCTGACCAGCTTCCGCTGGGAAAACGGCAACGGCATGCTGACCCAGCTCAACCGGGAGTTTCCGACGGTCAGCCTGCTGGATATCGGGGCGATCCTGAAGCAGGTAGGGCAGGTGCTGGAGCAGGTGAGCCGCGCGCTGGAGGTCATGGTGGTGCTGGTGACGATCTGCGGCGTGCTGTTGCTGCTGGCTCAGGTGCAGGTGGGGATGCGCCAGCGCCATCAGGAGCTGGTGGTCTACCGCACGCTGGGGGCCGGAAAGCGGTTGCTGCGGATGACGCTCTGGAGCGAGTTTGCGCTGCTGGGGCTGGTGGCGGGTCTGGTGGCGGCCATTGGCGCGGAAACGGCGCTGGCGGTGCTGCAGGCAAAGGTCTTTGACTTCCCGTGGGAGCCTGACTGGCGTCTCTGGTTGATCCTGCCTTTCAGCGGCGCGGTGCTGCTTTCTCTTTGCGGAGGCTGGCTCGGCACGCGGCTGTTAAAGGGGAAAGCCCTGTTCCGTCAGTTTGCAAGTTGA